CGCTTCTTCACCGAGAAACTGGTAGGCGAAAAATATGCCACGGTGCTCCTGGTGCGTTTGCGGCGCGATGGCGACCTCGAGTATGTGAATTGCGGCCACGTGCCGCCGCTGCTGATTTGTGCCGGAGAAGTCATGCGTCCGCCGCATGGGAATGTTCCGGTGGGACTGCTGCCCGATGCGACTTTCGAAAGCGCCCGCTGCCAGATGAAGTCCGGAGACCGCTTTATCCTGGTGACCGACGGCGTCACCGAAGCGGAAAACGCGATGGGCGACTTTTATGAAGACTTCCGCCTGGAAGCGGCCGCCGCGAAGTCTCCCACGCTCGAAGGAATTTTCAATTCGGTGACGGAATTCTGCGCTGGCAATCCCCTAAGTGACGATTGTACGGTGGTTGAGCTCTGCTACAACAGCGTGGAAGGCTGAGCTTCGGTAGTAAAAGCCGGGGCGCCCCATTTCTCGCGCATTCTGTGCGCGGGGAAAAACTCGCATGAAAATTCTCCTCCAGAGGTGTGGTCGATGAGAGACGTTCCAACGCTCAACGGGGGATCACGGAAGATGGCCGTTCTTACCTGGGGAGCTGGGGGAATGCTGATCCAGCCGCTCGTGACCGTCAAGGTCTACTCAGGTCGGTGTCTGGGCCAGGGCCGCCTTTGAGGGCCCACGCTACCGTGACCGTATAGTCCACTCCTTCCCAACGATTCTCCAGTGGCCAGAAAAAAGTGAAGGTCACCTGCCCTCCCACCGGCAACGAAGCAGTCGGCAGGTCGAGAGTATAGATTCCGAGTCCGGTATCGCGTGTATTGGTATCGTGCGCGGTGGTCCAGCCGTCGATGCTCCAATGCACAGCCCCAGGGTTGAGCAGTACGAGGCGGAGAGTTTTGTTGCGCGGGACGGTGCGTGTCTTGTTATTAAACCTCCAGCCGAAGTGTTGCCGCCCATGCTTATCAATTAAATACCGTTTAACGGTTTGGGGCGGTTGATCGAAAATTTTGCCCTCATGAATCGAGCGCCGCAGCTTTATGTACTCCGAGTGAGCCCAGACCAGAGGGCAGGCTGAGCCGGTTGGTTTACCGCGGAAAAGCTCGAGCGCGGGAATATCCGCGGCGTCCCAGACTTGCTCGGGAAGCAGGCGGCTTTGACCTACCGTTGAGTTTTCAATGACGGATAGCAAAGCCTCGGCTTCGTCGCGATGCCCGCCAGCCAGGGCGTAATGGGCGCGCTCTCCCGCGAGCAAGGGCCACGGGCGGCCAATGCCGGTTCCGTCGAAGGCCGAACCGTCCTTATGTTCGCCATAGCCGTCGCCGTTGTAGCGATACCAGCACGGACCCTGTGGCAATTCGACCGCGAGCAGGGCGTCGATGGCAGTCAGCGTATTTAGAATGCGCGGATCGTCGGGGGCGCGCAGGCCAAAACGAACCAGCGCCAGCGCATCCGGGCTGATTATGTGATACGCGCGGTCTCCGTCCTGTCCCCCATCCTGACCCGGCGGACGGTTTTTAATCGGGACGAAACCCTGGGTCGGTGAAGCGGCGCCGTCGGTCGTGTCGGGCGGGGCGATACGAACGTAATAGCCGTCAATGCCAAGCTGTTGGGCCAGATCGCCACCCGTGGCGTAGACCCAGCGCTCGATGTTGTCGTTCCAGGCATCGGCATGGTCGCGCATCGTCTGGGCCTCTTGTGAATGTCCCGTAAGATCGGCTATGTCGGCCCCGGCCAGCAGTGCAGAAATCTCAGCCGCGAGAGTGAACGGCGAATAGCCCGCGTCTTCTTCCCAGCGGTCTTGCTGCGTCACCGGACCATTGCGCAAAATAAAACTGGCGGCCTTGCGTACCATCGGCCACCAGCGTTCCAGTTTTCCAAGTGCTGCTGGCGCTTCGCGGCGCAAAAGGTCGAGCAGCAGGATGGGGAAGGCGGTTTCGTCCATCTGAACCCCGCCCCAGTAGGGCCGCCCGTCGAGCCACAAATTTTGCGCCCAATTGCCGGCGGCCTCCTGCGTGGCTTCGAGATAACGCAGCACGCGCACGGCGTCGCTGACGGCGCCCGCAGCCAGCAGCGCCCCAGCGGTTTCTACCAGGTCCCGCGGCCAGACCAGGTGATAACCCCCGAGATCTTCGTCGCCTTTGTTGAACCCCCAGGGAATGGAAAGGCTGGCGATAATCCCGCCCAGAAAATCCTTCGACTCGTGGGTCCGCAGCACAGCCGTCGAGGAACGATACAGATCGTACTGGCGTTTCGGTTCGTCCAGCGGAAGCAACGTGGTTTGCCAGTTTTTCCACTGGGAAACATAGTGCCGGCGAATCTCGGCGTAGTCTTCAGAGAGTGTGGATCGCGCTTGTTGTCCGGCCTCGGTCCAAATCGTGCCAAAGCCAAGCGCCAGCACGAACTCGCCGCCGCAGGCCGCGAGGTCGATTTCTCCCGTGAAAGCGATGTTGCCGTTCTCTGCGCGCGTATACTCCCACTCCAACTGGAAATGCTGCGAGAGGTCCTGCCAACCATCGGAAGCGCCCACGAATCCCACAGAAGTCTTCAACCAAGGCGCCGACGAAGCCAGCGACAAGTTCATGCCGTCATTTTCGGCAAAAAACATGGGAAACCCCTTGTAGTCGCCAATCCAGCCGGTATTGCCGTTCCCGCAATTGGCCAGGTGCGGCGAGAGAAGGGCGTAGAGTCGGTAATCCGCGAGTTCTCCTAATAGCGGTTCGAATCGAACCTTCTGTAGAACCACGTTGCGGTAGGGATCCGTCAACACTTCCTTGACAATGCGGTAACGTCCGTTGATCTCGGTGTTGATCAATTCGAAGGCAGGGATGCCGGGCTCAAAAGGGCGGTTTTCAAAAGTGCAGTGGCGCTTCTCCTCGGAGAAAAAATCGCGGCCGTTAGTGACAATAAATCCCAGGTCGCGCGTGCACGCCTGGTCGACGCGAGGAAAATAAACTTCGTTCAGAATGCCATGACTGAGCGTGAACCATACTCTGCTGTGCTGATTAAGGGCTGTGCCGACGCCCGTCTTCGCGCTGGAAGTCCATCGGGGTGGAATACCGGGCCAGCCCGGGGCGTAACGTGGGGCGAAATCTGCCATTCGAGAATTCTTCCTTGGGCCGAGGCTATTTCCCCGGTGAAATGACAAACGATTTACAAGCTGGAGTTCACGATTCCGCCGCTGGCGTCATCAAACCATTCAGCAGGCTCCTGATGATGAACGGTACCCAAGTAACGATGGACGATCTGCCAATCGAAGATAATAGATCACGCGGCAAAATCATGACCAGAATCTTAGATGCACGAGCGTGGAGCATAGTAACAGTATTGGGGATCGCCTGCTCCCTTTGCATGATGCTCCTGGCCGAAGCGGCCCCGGCGGAGGAGGTACGGGCTGGAGATGGTGTCGGAAAAACCGGCGTCACTGCACTGGATCGCGGATTCTCCGGACTCTACAACCTGGACTTCGCTGGGGCACAGAAAGATTTTGAAGCATGGCAGGCGCAGCATCCCGACGACCCTGTCGGGCCGGTCAGCGAAGCGGCGGGCGTCTTATTTTCCGAGTTCAGCCGTCTGGGCGTGCTGGAGGCGCAGTTCTATGAAAACGACAGCGCATTCACCGATCGCCCTAAGCTCAGCGCCGATCCTGCCCGCAGGCAACATTTTGTGAATGCGATCGGTCGGGCCGAGACTCTTTCCCACGCTCGCCTGGTCAAAGATTCCAGGGATCGCGACGCGCTGTTCGCGCTGACTCTGTCTTCGGGATTGCAAGCCGACTACGCGGCGCTGATCGAAAAACGCAATCTGGCCTCCCTTCACTTCACCAAGCAGGCGTCGGCGTCGGCACAGGAGTTGTTGGCGGTCTGTCACGATTGTTATGACGCGTTGCTCGCCACCGGCTTCAGCAAATACATCATCGGGAGCATGGCCGCCCCGGTGCGCTGGCTCCTCCGCATGGGAGGTTTGCCCGCGGACAAACAGGGCGGAATCGAGGACCTGCAAACCACCGCAGCACATGGACACTATCTGGCGCCCTTCGCCCGCATTCTACTTGCAATCGCGTATGTGCGTGAGAAGGACAAGCCCCGGGCGGTGCAATTGCTTACCAGCCTCCAGAAAGAATTTCCAGCGAACACACTCTTCACGCGTCAGATCACGCGTCTTCAGGCGGTGCGGTAGCGTACGCTGAAATTCGTCCAGAAATTTTCCCGCCTGTACATACATCCAATTCCTGAATTCTTCGCACCTCCGGCTGCCGGCCATTCATGAGAAATTCACTGGTTTGTAACCATCCTGTAACAATGCCCCGATAGAAGGGGACTATTCGACCAAGGAGGAAATCTCTCGCAATGCGCAAAATCATGCTGCTGGTGTGTGTCCTTATCACCTTGCCGGTACTCGGCCAGGCCAAGTTGAGCGACACTGGCGCAGATGTCCCTGCTTACAACTTCCCGGGGGGCAGCGGCGAATTGAAGCTTACTTCGGATATGACCGGAATCTTCCTCGGCAAGATCACGAACTGGAATAATCCGGCCATCGGCAAGATCAATCCTGAAGTAAGGTTTCCCGATCAGGAAATTATTGTTGTGCATCGCTCCGATGGCAGTAGACAACTCAAATAAGCAAGTTCAAATATGCAAGTCAAATAAGGCTCCGCTTTCACAGAATATTTTCGAGCCGTCCGTAGGAACCAAAAGGAGAGACAAAATGAAGTCAGCGAAAGTGTGTGCAATTTTATTTCTGGCGACAGGTCTGGTCGCGCAAACCAGCACCCCGCCTAAACCGAGAAAAGCGAAGCCGGCGGCCGTTACCGCGGCTGATGTGCAGGCTTTACGCGATGCGATCGAGGCCCAAAAGGCGGCGCTCGCCCTCCAGCAACAACAGTTGCAGGAATTACGCGAGGAACTTCATCATAAGGACCAGGCGGTGCAACAGGCGCAGTCCAACGCCGCCGATGCCGCGAGCAAGGCCGACGCCGCCCAGGCGGCAACCGCTCAGCAGGAGCAGTCGGTGGTTGCTCTGAAGAGCGACGTAACCGACCTGAAGGGTAGCGTGGCCAGCTCGATCGTCAGCGTGCAGGAGGCCCAGAAGACTCTTAGCGGATTTGAATCTCCGCTCGCGCTGCATTACAAAGGCGTGACGATTACGCCCGGGGGCTTTCTGGCGGCCGAATTTGTGCGCCGTTCCCGCGCTCTCGGCGCGGACATCAATACACCCTTCAATTCGCTGACCATGCCTGGCGCGTCGCAAAGCAGCATCTCGGAATTCTTCGGTTCCGGGCGCCAGTCCCGCGTGTCGATGCTGGTGGAGGGAAAAACCGGCGCTTTGAAGATGACCGGCTACGTGGAGGCCGACTTTCTCTCAGCCGGCATAACCTCTAACAACAACGAGAGCAATAGCTACACCCTGAGGCAACGGCAGGCATGGGGCCAAGCCATGCTTGATAGCGGCTTTAGCATTACTGGGGGCCAGATGTGGAGCCTGGTGACCGAAACCAAGCACGGCGTGGACAACCGCACGGAAGCGACGCCACTGACCATCGATCCGCAATATACCATCGGCTTCAGTTGGGCGCGCCAGTATGGATTGCGCGTAGCCCAGAATTTCGGCAATAAAGTCTGGTTCGCAGTTTCCATGGAAAACGCCCAGGCCACAGTTACCAGCCACGGTAATGCTTCCAATTTCCTCATCGGATCTGCCGGGTCGGGTGGTGGACTCTACAACTCAGGAATCACCAACTGCTCCACCAACTCAACCACATTTCTCACCACCTGTTCGCCGGCTGCGAGCTATGCCTTCAATCCCTCGCCTGACGTGGTTGCCAAACTGGTCTTCGAGCCCGGATTTGGACACTACGAACTCTTCGGCGTGTATGCTCGCTTTCGCGATCGCGTCTTTCCTTGCGAAGACATCTCTTCCACCACCCTCTGCGGCACCAGCACCACGCCGGGACTGGTCAGCGCCTTCGGAGCCTATAACGCCTCGAAGAATGGCGGCGGCATGGGAGCCAACGCCCGCTGGTCCTTCGCCAATAAGCACCTCGACTTCGGCCTGCATGGTTTCGGTGGCAGCGGTGTGGGCCGCTACGGAACCGGCGGACTGGCGGACACTTCCATCCGCGCCGACGGCACCCTCGACCTGATCCGAAGTTTGCAAGGTTTGACTACCCTCGAGTGGCATGGGCCCAAGGTTGATATTTACCTGAATGCCGGTGCGGAATACGCTGCCCGCGCCGCCAGCTTCGACCCCGTGATCAACAAGAACGTTGGCTACGGAGCGCCCAGCTTCAACAATTCGGGCTGCTATTCCGAGACCGGACCGGTCATCGGCGGCGGCGGATTCATCCCAGGCGGTCTTTCCAATTGCACGGCCGATACCCGCGTGCTGATCGAAGGCACCGGCGGCTTCTGGTGGAAGCTGTACGACGGCTCCGTGAAGACCGCAGAAAACAAGCCAAATCGCGGCAAACTGCAGTGGGGAGCGCAGTACTCCTACGTGACGCGGAATGCCTGGTCGGGCTCCGGCTTTCCCAACGAGCCGCATGGCATCGACGCCATGGTCTTTACGTCGTTCCGTTATTACCTGCCGTAGGAAGAGTACGACAGGTCAAGAACTCAGGCCGGCACCCGGCAGCGAACACTGTCCGGGTGCCTTTTTGTTTTTGCAGGATGTGAAACCCAAAGGCTCTGAATCGCTTATCACCGGCGGCCTCTGGAATGTTTTATACTGATGCCCTGCGGTATCTGCGTCTATCATGGCTCGCATCTCGCTTGACGACCCTCAGTATTTCCTGAATCGCGATACTTCCTGGATCGCCTTCAACCGACGCGTCCTCGAAGAGGCGGAGGACGAAGGGAACCCCCTGCTCGAGCGCTTGAAATTTCTGGCCATCTCCGCCAGCAATCTGGACGAGTTTTTCGAAGTGCGCGTCGCCGCCATGATGCAGCAGATCGAAGACGGCTACAACGAAGCCGGTCCCGACGGGCTCACGCTTACCGAGAAACGGGATGTGCTCAACAAGCTGACCCACGAATTCGTGCATGACCAGTATGATTGTTGGAGTGCCCGGCTTCGTCCGGCGCTTTCCGAAAACGGAATTCGCGTGCTGGGCCTGCATGAACTCGATTCCGAAGCCCTGCGTTTTGTCGAAGAGTATTGCGAGAGAGAACTCGACCCGCTGTTGACGCCGGTCACGGTGGATCCCGCGCACCCTTTTCCGCGAGTCATCAACAAGGCGCTATGCCTGGGTTTCCTGTTGCGCCGGCGCCGGCGCTCGGCGCTGACCTATACTGGCGTAGTATCGGTACCGCGGGCTCTGCCGCGTCTGGTGCGGCTGCCTTCGAAGCATACCGCCGATTTCATTTTCCTCGCCGACCTCGTCGCCCATCATGCGGTTCATATGTATCACGGCTACGACATTGTTTCGTCGGCTCCTTTTCGCGTGACCCGCAACAGCAATTTGTATTTAGCCGAAGAAGAAGCGCGCAGCCTGCTCGAGTCGGTGCGCGCCGAATTGCACAACCGCCGCAAGGGCGATGCCGTGCGCATGGAGATTGAGGCCGACGCCGATCCCGAGATCATCGACCGCCTGCGCACTGTCTTCGAACTCGATCCCTGGCAGGTGTTTCCCGTGAACGGCCCCGTGAATCTTTCGCGCTTGTTCAACGTGTACGAGCAGGTGAATCGCCCGGAGCTGAAATACCGTCCCTTCTCGCCCCGCGAGTTGCGCCTGACTTCGAAATCCAAGGATTTGTTCGAGGAGTTGCGCGGCCACGACATTTTGTTGCATCACCCCTATGATTCTTACGATGCGGTAGTTTCGTTCATTGAGTCCGCGGCCAAGGACGACAATGTTCTTTCCATTAAGCAGACGCTCTACCGCACCAGCGAACATTCCGCCATTGTTCCTTCGCTGATAGAAGCCGCGTCGCGCACCGAAGTGACGGCGGTGGTCGAGTTGAAGGCGCGCTTCGATGAATCCACGAACATTCGCTGGGCACGCGATATGGAAGATGCCGGTGTGCAGGTCTTCCATGGCCTGGTGGGGTTGAAAACGCATTGCAAGCTTTCGCTGCTGGTGCGGCGCGACCCCGACGGAGTGACGCGCAGCTACGCTCATATCGGAACTGGAAATTACAACGCCACGACGGCACGGCTCTATACCGATCTGAGCCTGTTTACCGCGAATCCCCAGATTACTCGCGCGGTACACGATGTGTTCAGTTTCCTGACCGCCTACGCCGAGAATCCCAGCTACGATCCGCTCCTGGTGGCGCCGCTCGATCTGGCTGAAAAATCCATTGCTCTAATCGACCGCGAGGCCGAACATGCTGGCCGCGGCAAACCGGCTCAGATCGTCGCTAAGATGAACGCTCTGCTCGACAAGGGCGTGGTGCAGGCGCTGTACCGTGCGTCACAAGCCGGCGTGCAAATCGATCTGGTAGTGCGCGGGATCTGTGCGCTCCGGCCTGGGGTGCGCGGCGTCAGCGACAACATCCGCGTGCGCAGCATAGTGGGCAGATTTCTCGAGCACAGCCGCATTTTCTATTTCGCCAACGGCGGCGAAGAGGAAATCTACATCGGCAGTGCCGACTGGATGCCGCGCAATCTTTACGAACGCGTCGAAGTGCTGGTCCCGGTCCGCGATGTCATGTTGCGGCAGCGGATCCGTCATGAAATCCTGGAAGCCTACCTCGCCGACAACCGCAAAGCTCGGCTGTTATTGAAAGATGCCACCTACATCCGGGCATGGCAAACCTTGCAGGGTACGCGGAACCGCCGCCCCCCCACAGGCGCCGCGGCTTTTTCCGCCCAGGATTTTTTGATCGGAATTGCGGAAGGAAAGTCGCCGATTATACCTGCCGTGCCCAATTCCCCAAGAAGGCGTAAAGTAGTAGCGGCAAGAGCAAGAGAACGATAAGCCAAGTCGATAATCAAATCCGATCACCAGAACGATAACGACGATGATTCTATATTTTCTACGCCACGCCAGCGCGGGCGAGCACTTTGCCGATCCGAAGAAGGACGAGAAGCGCGCCCTCGACAAAGAGGGTATTGAGCAGTGCGGCTACATCGGCCGCGCCCTGGCCGCTCTGGATGTGCAAGTGGACGCGATCGTCTCCAGTCCGCTGAAACGTTGCACCCAGACCGCTTCGCTGGTGGGCAATGAGTTGGGCTATGAGGGCAAACTGCAACTCGACGCCGGGCTGCGGCCCGAAGCCGGACTCGCCGAATTCCGCAAATTGCTTACCAAGTATTCCGGCCAGGAAGCCATCATGGTGGTCGGCCATAATCCCAACCTGAGCCATTTCCTCGGATCGATCATCAGTGATTCCGGCTGTGAAGCTTCGCTCGAACTGAAGAAGGGCGCGATAGCCAAAGTAGAAACCCGCCGCACTTCTGGGACTTTACAGTGGTGCGTTACTCCGAAAGTCTTGCGGACCCTCTATGAGACGGCGGTGGTAAGCTCGCGGCCGAACACTTCCCGGAAATAATCCCGTTCTTTCTCGATGGCCCACAGTTCCAGGTCCACGCCCATGCGCCGCCTCGGCACCAGGGTCAGTCGGACTTCCGCCGAGCGCAAGCTGATACGTACTCTTTCTACCGCGCGGCTGCGCCCCAGGTTCAGGGCGCGGGCCAACCGCAGCAATAAAATCGCCTTCTGCGCGTCGTCGCGGTCGGCGGGATCGACCACCTTCATAGGACCGTCTTCCATCGTGGGCCGCGATTTTCCGAGATAGCGTGCAACCGCCGCGATCAGCCGTCTCTGCTGCGGCGTGTAACCCAGAATTTCTGAGTTCGAAATAATGTAATGAGTATGGCGATGGCGCCCGTTACGGTTCACATAGTCGCCTACTTCATACAGCATCGCCGCCGCCGACAGCCATTCGAGATATTCCGGCGGCAGCCGGTGCAGCGTGCGCAGCCCAGCGAACAATGTAACGGCAGCGTCCCGCACATCGAACGCGTGCTTGCGGTCCACGTGGTAATGGTCGACCGCTTTCATAATCGATTCCCAACGCTCGGATTCGATCTGCCGGCCGGAGCGCGTGCTGCGATCATAGTCCGCCGCCATCTGGGCGAGAATTCCGTCGCGCAGGCCGAGCGGCGAGTAGCGAAAACCTTTGAGGTGAAGCCGGTCGAGCAGTTCGTGATATACCGCGGCTCCAGCCACAATAATCTCCGCCCGCCGCGGGCCGATGCCCTCAATTTTGCGGCGCTCCGCCACCGGCAGTCGCGCCAGCCGCTTCGCGATCCGGCTCATTTCGGCCCGCGATACCATGTGCCGCTGCCGGCCCGCGCCCTGGCGCATATGATCGGCAACCTCCGCGAGGGCGGCCGCGGTTCCGGACGTCGCGATCACATTCCGCACCTTGGCGCTCGCAATGCGGTCGGTGATGCGATTGACTTCGCGCGTCACAAAGCCGCGCAGACGTTTCAGTTCGCCTTTGCGGGGAGGATCATGACTTAGAAATTCGTTCGTCAGCCGCACCGCGCCCAGCGGCAGGCTCACCGCGTCGCGAATGTGGCCGCCCTGCGTGACCGTCAGTTCGCAACTGCCTCCTCCAAGATCCATCATGAGAGTCGGACTGCGGTCCACCCGTGGACTCGAGATGAGTCCCAGATGAATCAGGCGCGCTTCTTCCACGCCAGAGATGATCTCGACTCGCCAACCCGTCGCCGAGCCTACCCACTCGATGAACGCCTGTGAATTACGGGCGTCGCGCAACGCGCTCGTCGCCACTACCCTCACGCTGTCGGTGACGATCTGTTGCGTGGCCCGATGGAATCGACGCAGAACTTTTACCGTCTCTGCCATCGAGTCCGGCGTCAGGAATCCAGAACTGAACACTCCTTCGCCCAGTCGCGTCACTTCGCGGTCCTCGTGCAGAGGATGGAGCCGGCCCGCTTGCAGACGCGCAATTTTTAGCCGGACAGAGTTCGAACCGATATCGACGGCGGCAAACGTGGGCATGGAGAAGCCTCACAGTGTACATGGACGGCCGGAACTTCCTCAGCTTTTTACGATTCGAATCGACGCACTGGCTAAGTTTTAACATTTTTGTAACAAGTCTCTGCTACGGTTAAATTGCATGGCCAACGCTGGCTTTCCTCGGCCTGAAACACTTGGACCGCAACCCGTTGAAGGAACGAAAGTTACATCCACATCAGCACCGCGGACGGCGGCCTTGTTGTCTTCCTCTGCCGGCGACTTTCCGGATTGGATTTTAAAATCCGCCATGCCGCCATGCGGCCTCGCGCTGCTCGGTGTGCCGCTCCAGATTTATCGGTACGCCAATTCTCCTAATAACGATTGGCATCGGCAGGCATGGGCGGGCTCGCTAGTGCTTATGGTTCTCATCGTTTCCTCTGTGACGGCGGTACGCTTCGCCGTGCATCGCGGTACCTTTGGAGCGGCATAGATTTTTAGCGGCATCAGTCGGTTATGGGAGTTGGAATCCAAGTCGACAAACTGAACGCCTGGTACGGCAAAGGCCAGGCGTTATATGAGATCAATCTCAACGTGACGGCGAACCGCGCCACCGCTCTGATTGGTCCGTCAGGATGCGGCAAGTCTACGTTCATCCGCTGCCTCAATCGCATGCATGAGACCATTCCTGAGGCGCGCATCGAAGGCAGTGTGCGCATCGGCGAAATCGACGCCTACAACGGCACCTCGGCTACGCAACTTCGCCGCCGCGTGGGCATGGTGTTCCAGAAGGCTAATCCCTTTCCCACCATGTCAATTTATGACAACGTGGCCTCTGGTTTAAAGCTCAACGGATTCCGCGACCGCCGCAAACTCGACGACGTCGTCCAGCATTCGCTCGAAGTTTCGGCACTCTGGGACGAGGTGAAGGACACGGTTCACAAAAAGTCCGGCGCCAGCCTCTCCGGCGGCCAGCAGCAGCGCCTGTGCATCGCGCGCGCCCTCGCGGTCGAGCCCGAGGTCCTGCTGATGGATGAACCCTGTTCCGCCTTGGACCCGATTTCTACAGGAAAAATCGAAGAATTGATCTTCCAGCTCAAGGAACGGTATACCATCGTAATTGTGACTCACAACATGCAGCAGGCGGCGCGCGTCGCCGAATTCACGGGATTCTTCCTGCTCGGCAAGTTGATTGAGTTCGACAAGACGGAAAAGATTTTTACCAAGCCATCCGACAAGAAGACGGAAGACTACATTACGGGAAGGTTTGGATAAGAGCAGTCGTCGGTCGTTAGTCGTCGGTCATCGGCCCTTTAGTCGGCAGCCTGTGGCAAACGATGCTGCGAAAAGATTTGGCCGACGACCAAAAGCCGACGACCGACGACTGACTTAGGGAAGGGTTCGGACAATGCGCACGCGCTTTCAGCAAGGGCTTGACGATCTGCGGCAACGGTTGCTTCGCATGGGAGGGCTGGCCGAGCAGGCAGTCGATCGCGCCCGCCAGGCCTATGTGGACCGCGACCTCACCCGCTGCCAGATGGTGCTGGAAGGCGAGAGCATGATCAACATGGCGGAGCGCGAAATCGACGAAGCCGCTTTCGATCTGCTCGCGATGCAGCAGCCCATGGCCGTCGACCTGCGCTTTATCCTCGCGGTCACCAAGATTAATTCCGACCTCGAACGCGTGGGCGATCAGGCGGTCAACATCGCCGAGCGTGTTATGGACATGGTCGAACTTCCCGCCGCCGATTTGCCGGTCGATATCGCCCGCATGGGTTCGGCGGTCAGCGCCATGGTGCGCCGCGCCCTGGAATCGTTCATCGAAGGCAAAGCCGAACTGGCGCAGGCCGTGCTCGAAATGGACAGCGTCATCGACCGCATGCGCGACGACGCCTTCATTCAGTTGGTCAAAACCATGAACGACCGCCCCGAAGTCGTGCGGCAGGCCCTCGACGCGCTACTCGTTGCCCGCAATCTGGAGCGAGTCGCCGACCACGCCACCAACATCGCCGAAGATGTCATCTTCTGGGTGCAGGGCGCTGATGTTCGCCACAACGTGCATCCCGAAGATTCCGAGAGCCCCGAGCCGCAGCGCCCAACCCAGCGGGCCTCGGGCCTATAGTCTATGGATCGAATAAATTTGTGGGCACACGGATAAACTTGTGGGGACAGCCGCCCCTTCGGCAAGCTCAGGGCAGGCTCCCGGCTGTCCGCTCGAGCGAGGCTCGACAGGCTTCTTGTTCGGAGCTCAACCGACATTTTGTTTGAGGCTTTTGACCCTACACGCCAGTTGAATTACGCTCATCATCTCTTTCTTGTTGACTCCACCGACTGCCGGAGGCGCTGTGACTCCTTCATCCGTGACTCGTTCATCCCTACATCCCCGTTCCTTGTCATTCCGAGCGCAGCGAGGAATCTGCTTTTTCTTGCTGGCTGCGACAACCTTCGTCGCCGCGCAGTCGCCTTCCGCATCCCCCGCCGATCGCCCTCCCATCATGCTCCCTACCAGCAAAATGCTGACCGTCCCCTCCCCTGGCCGCATCGGGAGCACTAACAGCTTTCCCGTGACGATGGTCGTGAGTCCCGACGGCCATTACGCGGCGTTGCTGAATGACGGCTACGGCACGCAGGAAACTCTGGCGCACCAGTCGATCGCGGTGCTCGATCTGAAA
Above is a window of Candidatus Sulfotelmatobacter sp. DNA encoding:
- a CDS encoding glucan 1,4-alpha-glucosidase, which gives rise to MADFAPRYAPGWPGIPPRWTSSAKTGVGTALNQHSRVWFTLSHGILNEVYFPRVDQACTRDLGFIVTNGRDFFSEEKRHCTFENRPFEPGIPAFELINTEINGRYRIVKEVLTDPYRNVVLQKVRFEPLLGELADYRLYALLSPHLANCGNGNTGWIGDYKGFPMFFAENDGMNLSLASSAPWLKTSVGFVGASDGWQDLSQHFQLEWEYTRAENGNIAFTGEIDLAACGGEFVLALGFGTIWTEAGQQARSTLSEDYAEIRRHYVSQWKNWQTTLLPLDEPKRQYDLYRSSTAVLRTHESKDFLGGIIASLSIPWGFNKGDEDLGGYHLVWPRDLVETAGALLAAGAVSDAVRVLRYLEATQEAAGNWAQNLWLDGRPYWGGVQMDETAFPILLLDLLRREAPAALGKLERWWPMVRKAASFILRNGPVTQQDRWEEDAGYSPFTLAAEISALLAGADIADLTGHSQEAQTMRDHADAWNDNIERWVYATGGDLAQQLGIDGYYVRIAPPDTTDGAASPTQGFVPIKNRPPGQDGGQDGDRAYHIISPDALALVRFGLRAPDDPRILNTLTAIDALLAVELPQGPCWYRYNGDGYGEHKDGSAFDGTGIGRPWPLLAGERAHYALAGGHRDEAEALLSVIENSTVGQSRLLPEQVWDAADIPALELFRGKPTGSACPLVWAHSEYIKLRRSIHEGKIFDQPPQTVKRYLIDKHGRQHFGWRFNNKTRTVPRNKTLRLVLLNPGAVHWSIDGWTTAHDTNTRDTGLGIYTLDLPTASLPVGGQVTFTFFWPLENRWEGVDYTVTVAWALKGGPGPDTDLSRP
- the ppk1 gene encoding polyphosphate kinase 1, producing MARISLDDPQYFLNRDTSWIAFNRRVLEEAEDEGNPLLERLKFLAISASNLDEFFEVRVAAMMQQIEDGYNEAGPDGLTLTEKRDVLNKLTHEFVHDQYDCWSARLRPALSENGIRVLGLHELDSEALRFVEEYCERELDPLLTPVTVDPAHPFPRVINKALCLGFLLRRRRRSALTYTGVVSVPRALPRLVRLPSKHTADFIFLADLVAHHAVHMYHGYDIVSSAPFRVTRNSNLYLAEEEARSLLESVRAELHNRRKGDAVRMEIEADADPEIIDRLRTVFELDPWQVFPVNGPVNLSRLFNVYEQVNRPELKYRPFSPRELRLTSKSKDLFEELRGHDILLHHPYDSYDAVVSFIESAAKDDNVLSIKQTLYRTSEHSAIVPSLIEAASRTEVTAVVELKARFDESTNIRWARDMEDAGVQVFHGLVGLKTHCKLSLLVRRDPDGVTRSYAHIGTGNYNATTARLYTDLSLFTANPQITRAVHDVFSFLTAYAENPSYDPLLVAPLDLAEKSIALIDREAEHAGRGKPAQIVAKMNALLDKGVVQALYRASQAGVQIDLVVRGICALRPGVRGVSDNIRVRSIVGRFLEHSRIFYFANGGEEEIYIGSADWMPRNLYERVEVLVPVRDVMLRQRIRHEILEAYLADNRKARLLLKDATYIRAWQTLQGTRNRRPPTGAAAFSAQDFLIGIAEGKSPIIPAVPNSPRRRKVVAARARER
- a CDS encoding histidine phosphatase family protein — protein: MILYFLRHASAGEHFADPKKDEKRALDKEGIEQCGYIGRALAALDVQVDAIVSSPLKRCTQTASLVGNELGYEGKLQLDAGLRPEAGLAEFRKLLTKYSGQEAIMVVGHNPNLSHFLGSIISDSGCEASLELKKGAIAKVETRRTSGTLQWCVTPKVLRTLYETAVVSSRPNTSRK
- the ppx gene encoding exopolyphosphatase is translated as MPTFAAVDIGSNSVRLKIARLQAGRLHPLHEDREVTRLGEGVFSSGFLTPDSMAETVKVLRRFHRATQQIVTDSVRVVATSALRDARNSQAFIEWVGSATGWRVEIISGVEEARLIHLGLISSPRVDRSPTLMMDLGGGSCELTVTQGGHIRDAVSLPLGAVRLTNEFLSHDPPRKGELKRLRGFVTREVNRITDRIASAKVRNVIATSGTAAALAEVADHMRQGAGRQRHMVSRAEMSRIAKRLARLPVAERRKIEGIGPRRAEIIVAGAAVYHELLDRLHLKGFRYSPLGLRDGILAQMAADYDRSTRSGRQIESERWESIMKAVDHYHVDRKHAFDVRDAAVTLFAGLRTLHRLPPEYLEWLSAAAMLYEVGDYVNRNGRHRHTHYIISNSEILGYTPQQRRLIAAVARYLGKSRPTMEDGPMKVVDPADRDDAQKAILLLRLARALNLGRSRAVERVRISLRSAEVRLTLVPRRRMGVDLELWAIEKERDYFREVFGRELTTAVS